The Engraulis encrasicolus isolate BLACKSEA-1 chromosome 4, IST_EnEncr_1.0, whole genome shotgun sequence genome includes a window with the following:
- the LOC134447868 gene encoding shaker-related potassium channel tsha2-like produces the protein MTVVSPENRDEIITIGQSPDFDELERGDLEISEHVIINVSGLRFETQLKTLARFPNTLLGDPSKRMRYYDPVKNEFFFDRNRPSFDAVLYYYQSGGRLRRPINVPVDMFLEEIKFYEIEEGIENFIEDEGLTREEQRPMPSKELQRQIWLLFEYPDSSGAARIIAIVSVLVILLSIVIFCLETLPEFKEDKDLFSNHLLNGTEEAEKLSPFTDPFFILETLCIVWFTFELSVRFLSCPSKAAFYKDLMNVIDIVAILPYFVTVGLELAELEGGGQHAASLAILRVIRLVRVFRIFKLSRHSKGLQILGRTLHASMNELALLIFFLIIGIVLFASAVYFAEVDDPEVGFPSIPHAFWWAVVTMTTVGYGDMSPVTTGGKLVGSMCAIAGVLTIALPVPVIVSNFSYYYRRETSKEDHKEYVHVTCDRQVSTHVDAKKNESQSTLTKSEFVADDDLDSTSRHIDLSAFDNYTGKLTDV, from the coding sequence ATGACAGTGGTTTCCCCGGAAAACCGCGATGAAATAATCACCATCGGTCAATCTCCAGACTTCGACGAACTGGAGAGAGGAGATCTTGAAATCAGCGAGCATGTCATAATCAACGTATCCGGCCTACGCTTCGAGACCCAGCTCAAGACTCTCGCCCGTTTCCCCAACACCCTACTAGGAGACCCGAGCAAACGGATGCGCTACTATGATCCCGTGAAAAACGAGTTCTTCTTTGACAGGAACCGGCCAAGTTTCGATGCCGTCTTGTATTACTATCAGTCCGGAGGGCGTCTCCGGAGGCCCATCAACGTACCTGTTGATATGTTCCTGGAAGAAATCAAATTTTATGAAATTGAAGAGGGCATTGAGAACTTCATTGAGGACGAGGGCTTGACAAGAGAGGAACAGCGACCAATGCCATCAAAAGAACTTCAGCGTCAAATATGGCTCTTGTTTGAATATCCTGACAGTTCAGGAGCCGCGAGGATAATTGCCATCGTCTCCGTGTTGGTCATTTTGTTATCTATTGTTATTTTTTGTTTGGAGACTTTACCAGAGTTCAAAGAGGACAAGGATCTATTCAGTAATCATCTTCTTAACGggacagaggaggcggagaagctAAGCCCTTTCACGGATCCATTTTTTATACTGGAGACGCTCTGTATAGTGTGGTTCACCTTTGAACTTTCAGTGAGATTCCTGTCATGTCCAAGCAAGGCTGCCTTCTACAAAGACCTTATGAATGTCATTGATATCGTGGCCATATTGCCATATTTTGTGACTGTCGGATTGGAGCTTGCGGAGCTCGAGGGAGGGGGTCAACATGCGGCGTCATTGGCCATCCTGAGGGTTATCCGTTTGGTGCGCGTGTTTCGCATTTTCAAACTGTCCCGCCACTCCAAAGGGCTACAGATCTTAGGGCGGACCCTCCATGCCAGCATGAATGAACTGGCACTCTTGATTTTCTTCCTGATCATTGGCATTGTGCTGTTCGCAAGTGCCGTGTACTTCGCGGAGGTTGACGACCCAGAGGTTGGATTCCCGAGCATCCCTCATGCGTTCTGGTGGGCAGTGGTGACCATGACGACAGTCGGCTATGGAGATATGTCTCCCGTCACCACGGGAGGGAAATTAGTCGGATCCATGTGCGCCATCGCTGGGGTACTCACCATTGCACTGCCTGTACCTGTCATCGTATCAAATTTTAGCTATTACTATCGCAGGGAAACCAGCAAGGAGGACCACAAGGAATATGTCCATGTCACTTGCGACCGGCAAGTGTCAACCCACGTCGACGCGAAGAAGAACGAGAGCCAGTCTACTCTCACTAAATCAGAATTTGTGGCAGATGACGATTTGGATAGTACGTCCAGACACATCGACCTAAGTGCTTTCGATAATTACACTGGAAAGTTGACAGACGTCTGA